The sequence AAAAGCCTTTTTTTCAGCTGTATCTAAAGTATGAATACCTGCATTATCTCCTTTTACACTTAAAACTGGAAACCCTCCTCTATCTAAAACAACAACTGATACATTTACATTTTCTTTTTTTGATTCATTCAAAATTTCAAATGCTATCTTATGAGCAATTTCTAAATTAATATTCTTCTGCTCTTCTACTTGTGCAAACAAACTACTTCCTAGGACTGCTCCTCCCAATACCATGCCTAACATCTTTTTCATTTTCTTTCACCTCTTTTTTTAATCTTATTTATTTTATTCTTTTACAAGTGAAATTAAATATCCATATCCCTCTTTTTCCATCTCAGAAAGTGGTATAAAATTTAATGCTCCACTATTTATACAATATCTTAATCCACCCTTATCTTTTGGTCCATCTTCAAATACATGTCCTAAATGTGCATCTCCACTTCTACTTCTTACTTCTGTTCTTACCATATTAAAACTTTTATCTGTATGATAAGTTACAACTTCTGGTACAATTGGTTTAGTAAAACTAGGCCATCCACACATAGAATTATATTTATCTGTTGATGAAAATAATGGCTCTCCTGTAGTTATGTCAACATATATTCCAGGCTCAAAAAAATTCCAATATTCATTTGAAAAAGCTCTCTCTGTATCATTCAATTGTGTTATTCTATATTCTTTCTCTGAAAGTTTTGCTCTTAATTCTTTATCAGATAATTTTGGATATTTTTTAGGATCAATTATTATATCATTTGCTTTATCTAAATCTATATGACAATATCCATTTGGATTTTTTTTCAAATAATCTTGATGATATTCTTCTGCTAGATAAAAATTCTCTAATGATTTATTCTCTATTACAACCTTCTTCTTATATTTTTTTTGTAGATTATCTAAGGCTTCTGTTACAATTTTTTCATCATTTTTATCAGTATAGTATATTCCAGTTCTATATTGTGTTCCTCTATCATTTCCTTGCTTATTCAAACTTGTAGGATCTACTATTCTAAAATAATACTCTAATAAGGTTTCAAGAGATAATTTTGAACTATCATATGTTACTTTTACAGTTTCTGCATGCCCTGT comes from Fusobacterium necrogenes and encodes:
- a CDS encoding GlcG/HbpS family heme-binding protein — its product is MKKMLGMVLGGAVLGSSLFAQVEEQKNINLEIAHKIAFEILNESKKENVNVSVVVLDRGGFPVLSVKGDNAGIHTLDTAEKKAFTSLAFKIPTTEFASRVENVPSLLQIENTTTLGGGLPIKVGDEIIGAVGVGGAPSGALDEKLGMVGIEKAKSLLK
- the msrAB gene encoding bifunctional peptide-methionine (S)-S-oxide reductase MsrA/peptide-methionine (R)-S-oxide reductase MsrB, producing MKHIYKLFLLFMFVLGGVASFAKDIDLSKLKLKDIDGKEYNFSKEKKTYLKAWASWCPICLSSLEELDEFTKEEDRIEIVTVVFPGKAGEMKADEFKNWYKSLGYKNIKVLLDEKGEIQKLARIRAYPTGIFIDENAKIKNVVPGQLPKSNVLKFFGLEEKKEEIKEQKVLIEQNSAVQKENIKEIYLAGGCFWGVEAYMERIYGVIDAVSGYANGKTANPSYEDVIYRKTGHAETVKVTYDSSKLSLETLLEYYFRIVDPTSLNKQGNDRGTQYRTGIYYTDKNDEKIVTEALDNLQKKYKKKVVIENKSLENFYLAEEYHQDYLKKNPNGYCHIDLDKANDIIIDPKKYPKLSDKELRAKLSEKEYRITQLNDTERAFSNEYWNFFEPGIYVDITTGEPLFSSTDKYNSMCGWPSFTKPIVPEVVTYHTDKSFNMVRTEVRSRSGDAHLGHVFEDGPKDKGGLRYCINSGALNFIPLSEMEKEGYGYLISLVKE